From the genome of Longimicrobium sp., one region includes:
- a CDS encoding TonB-dependent receptor, with the protein MKPFSGLTLALLLTCGTTAAFAQTPTPQQQRPMGQPGAPGGRPMIPQEGGAQLRGTILDAATGRPVPSATVGVWSRADSTLAAGAVTRPDGTFRVEGLRPGRYFLRVSHIGHTTTKSSEIAIAPGATTAEAPSVRLAASAVQLEGITATGQRSAVQMSADRNTYSTKDMPTAAGGNSTDVLRNVPAVEVDQDGRVSLRGNQNVAIQINGRAAPMRGDQLGQFLQQLPANMIERVEVVPNPSAKYDPEGMAGIVNIVLKGNAELGLSGGVTLAAGSNDRYNGSGNLGYQRGRVTLFGSYGYFGDGRTTTGFNNRTNITGGGSPINFLDQLSNGNGRMQSHTVNTNTEVKLGKTNSLAATLMVSGRDFRNDTRNSFTRYDAQRNPLAASDDRQHMTSDDGSFDGTLSYRNVIKPRQNELTVEARYNRSAFDQSNGFTQQPMDVNGAPIGNQPFKTQNLTDAANSEMYLMADLTRMLGGVRVETGYKGQLRQVDNDLTTQRFSYADNAWVNSGGSNVFEIDERVHAGYGVFTRQTGKFELQGGLRLERTDRSTNRSDDDLEPFNDLFPSALVAYNVDAARQVKASYSRRIQRPQTQMLNSFLFYEDPLNRFRGNPYLRPEYTDAFELGFQQSGKLGSLQLTPFYRHTEGAIRRVRTTQGDTITSTVSNIATADSYGADANASLRAGRLTGFVGGNVFHQDSDGGTAAGAISSSGLGWSTRANANLRINKSLDASGFLMYRGAMNTEYGRIGAFAMTNFSLRHKLLKDKANVTLRVQDPFNMMRMRSTAEILDASLNDPNGIEGYRVETERRFGARGVFLAFNYTFGQTPRLRAPRQQEPQSDPGQPMGTP; encoded by the coding sequence ATGAAGCCTTTCAGCGGACTAACCCTCGCGCTGCTCCTGACCTGCGGCACGACCGCCGCCTTTGCGCAGACCCCGACTCCGCAGCAGCAGCGTCCCATGGGCCAGCCGGGCGCTCCGGGCGGGCGCCCCATGATTCCGCAGGAGGGCGGCGCGCAGCTTCGCGGCACCATCCTGGACGCGGCCACCGGGCGGCCCGTTCCCTCCGCCACCGTCGGCGTGTGGAGCCGGGCGGATTCGACGCTCGCCGCCGGCGCCGTGACGCGCCCCGACGGCACCTTCCGCGTGGAGGGGCTGCGTCCCGGGCGCTACTTCCTGCGCGTCTCGCACATCGGGCACACCACCACGAAGTCGAGCGAGATCGCCATCGCGCCCGGCGCCACCACGGCCGAGGCGCCGTCGGTGCGGCTGGCGGCGAGCGCGGTGCAGCTGGAGGGGATCACCGCCACCGGCCAGCGCAGCGCCGTGCAGATGTCCGCCGACCGCAACACGTACTCCACCAAGGACATGCCCACGGCGGCGGGAGGCAACTCCACCGACGTGCTGCGCAACGTGCCGGCGGTGGAGGTGGACCAGGACGGCCGCGTGAGCCTGCGCGGCAACCAGAACGTGGCGATCCAGATCAACGGCCGCGCCGCACCCATGCGCGGCGACCAGCTGGGGCAGTTCCTCCAGCAGCTGCCGGCCAACATGATCGAGCGGGTGGAGGTGGTTCCCAACCCCTCGGCCAAGTACGATCCCGAGGGGATGGCGGGGATCGTCAACATCGTCCTCAAGGGGAACGCGGAGCTGGGGCTTTCCGGCGGCGTGACGCTGGCCGCGGGCAGCAACGACCGCTACAACGGCTCCGGCAACCTGGGCTACCAGCGCGGGCGGGTGACGCTCTTCGGCAGCTACGGCTACTTCGGCGACGGGCGCACCACGACCGGCTTCAACAACCGCACGAACATCACCGGCGGCGGCTCGCCCATCAACTTCCTGGACCAGCTCTCCAACGGGAATGGGCGGATGCAGTCGCACACCGTCAACACCAACACCGAGGTGAAGCTGGGGAAGACCAACTCCCTGGCCGCCACGCTGATGGTGAGCGGACGCGACTTCCGCAACGACACGCGCAACTCCTTCACCCGCTACGACGCGCAGCGCAACCCGCTCGCCGCCTCGGACGACCGGCAGCACATGACCTCGGACGACGGGTCGTTCGACGGGACTCTGTCGTACCGCAACGTCATCAAGCCGCGCCAGAACGAGCTCACCGTGGAGGCGCGCTACAACCGCTCCGCCTTCGACCAGAGCAACGGCTTCACGCAGCAGCCGATGGACGTGAACGGCGCCCCCATCGGCAACCAGCCGTTCAAGACGCAGAACCTGACCGACGCCGCCAACAGCGAGATGTACCTGATGGCGGACCTCACCCGCATGCTGGGCGGGGTGCGGGTGGAGACCGGGTACAAGGGGCAGCTTCGCCAGGTGGACAACGACCTGACCACGCAGCGCTTCTCGTACGCGGACAACGCCTGGGTCAACAGCGGCGGCAGCAACGTCTTCGAGATCGACGAGCGGGTGCACGCGGGGTACGGCGTCTTCACGCGGCAGACCGGGAAGTTCGAGCTGCAGGGCGGGCTTCGCCTGGAGCGCACCGACCGCTCCACCAACCGCTCGGACGACGACCTGGAGCCGTTCAACGACCTCTTCCCGAGCGCGCTGGTAGCCTACAACGTGGATGCCGCGCGCCAGGTGAAGGCGAGCTACTCGCGGCGCATCCAGCGCCCGCAGACGCAGATGCTCAACTCGTTCCTCTTCTACGAGGACCCGCTCAACCGCTTCCGCGGCAACCCGTACCTGCGGCCTGAGTACACGGACGCGTTCGAGCTGGGCTTCCAGCAGAGCGGCAAGCTGGGCTCGCTGCAGCTGACGCCGTTCTACCGCCACACGGAGGGCGCCATCCGCCGCGTGCGCACCACGCAGGGCGACACCATCACCTCCACGGTGTCCAACATCGCCACGGCGGACTCGTACGGCGCGGACGCCAACGCGTCGCTGCGCGCGGGGCGGCTGACGGGCTTCGTGGGAGGCAACGTCTTCCACCAGGACTCGGACGGCGGCACGGCGGCGGGCGCCATCTCCAGCTCCGGGCTGGGGTGGTCGACGCGCGCCAACGCCAACCTGCGCATCAACAAGAGCCTCGACGCCTCGGGCTTCCTGATGTACCGCGGCGCGATGAACACCGAGTACGGGCGGATCGGCGCCTTCGCGATGACGAACTTCTCGCTGCGCCACAAGCTCCTCAAGGACAAGGCGAACGTGACGCTGCGCGTACAGGACCCGTTCAACATGATGCGCATGCGCTCCACCGCCGAGATCCTGGACGCCAGCCTCAACGATCCGAACGGGATCGAGGGGTACCGCGTGGAGACCGAGCGGAGGTTCGGGGCGCGCGGGGTGTTCCTGGCCTTCAACTACACCTTTGGCCAGACTCCCCGCCTGCGCGCCCCGCGCCAGCAGGAGCCCCAGTCCGACCCCGGCCAGCCGATGGGTACGCCCTGA
- a CDS encoding DUF305 domain-containing protein — protein MMRSSRAAVWMLALGACGTAHTEAPPAPVAVQQPAPAGTVPRAAADTVRRTSDADVRFMQHMMAHHAQARVMTAMVRQRSTRPEIRLIAERIDVSQDDEMRLMRSWLRRHGAEAPADAHAAHGEHASMPGMLTEAELARLAAARGPAFDRLFLEYMIRHHEGAVTMVAQLFATPGAAQTSEMYGFATDVNADQRAEIARMRALLSALPRG, from the coding sequence ATGATGAGATCGTCTCGCGCGGCCGTCTGGATGCTCGCGCTCGGCGCGTGCGGCACGGCGCACACCGAAGCGCCGCCGGCACCTGTCGCCGTGCAGCAGCCCGCGCCTGCCGGCACCGTGCCACGAGCCGCCGCCGACACCGTGCGCCGCACCAGCGACGCGGATGTACGATTCATGCAGCACATGATGGCCCATCACGCCCAGGCGCGGGTGATGACGGCGATGGTGCGGCAGCGGAGCACCCGCCCCGAGATCCGCCTGATCGCCGAGCGCATCGACGTGTCGCAGGACGACGAGATGCGGCTGATGCGGAGCTGGCTGCGGCGCCACGGCGCGGAGGCTCCCGCCGACGCGCACGCCGCCCACGGCGAGCACGCCTCGATGCCGGGGATGCTCACCGAGGCGGAGCTGGCGCGGCTGGCGGCGGCGAGGGGGCCGGCGTTCGACCGGCTCTTTCTGGAGTACATGATCCGCCACCACGAGGGCGCCGTGACGATGGTCGCCCAGCTCTTCGCCACACCCGGCGCGGCCCAGACCTCAGAGATGTACGGCTTCGCCACCGACGTGAACGCCGACCAGCGCGCGGAGATCGCCCGCATGCGCGCGCTGCTGTCCGCGCTTCCCCGCGGCTGA
- a CDS encoding glycosyl hydrolase family 28-related protein: MSGHENGAPGRSVARRGAMAAALLLAGGVGWMASGLPRAAAAESGVPSAPVVGFASEAGSSPESEAAAVVTVRLSEASAQRVTVRYAVSGGTAHAVPHGSGQDYTLPAGTLTFPAGTTTRTIRIAVANDAINETDETVSIQLSGPTGAALGRNAVYTHTIVDDDRRTLVSVRDFGARGDGTSDDTQAIQRAIESVYARGGGVVVFPRGTYRVTSVNIREGITYEGFGAVITRPPMQAKWVRTFTTERVLYSGDADSRPLIIRGLTFDGNSAAQGPYQQHQLEQAHLVFLYGDPARRGRLRAFVEDCHLRNGVADGISVSTNVVAKVYNCDAVDVFRGGFVLTGGYSKADVHSFTTRGTRDATGIDVEVDGRGFGNTLKVELNLTRLRLLDGDFDIGVHEGSIVTGEHIVAKAPFFLYAENSTVRLRDCDFEVGYPDSFGNRIVYPKDVTFTNCTFTTSERVAGEANRGMRIADVYWNFDWAQGPLRTRQSLTFNNCRFVVGANVEPGDAVYVASTTIDDPAHGNVVTINGGTIGPGFDAVFAPVCTRCVRNP; encoded by the coding sequence ATGAGCGGCCACGAGAACGGCGCTCCCGGACGTTCGGTCGCGCGACGCGGCGCGATGGCGGCGGCGCTGCTGCTGGCGGGCGGGGTGGGATGGATGGCGTCCGGGCTGCCGCGTGCCGCGGCGGCGGAGAGCGGCGTGCCCTCCGCGCCGGTGGTGGGCTTCGCGAGCGAGGCGGGGAGTTCGCCGGAAAGCGAGGCGGCGGCCGTCGTGACCGTGCGGCTGAGCGAGGCGTCGGCGCAGCGCGTGACGGTGCGGTACGCCGTCTCGGGCGGGACGGCGCACGCGGTGCCGCACGGCAGCGGGCAGGATTACACGCTCCCGGCCGGCACGCTCACCTTTCCGGCGGGGACGACCACGCGCACCATCCGCATCGCCGTCGCCAACGACGCGATCAACGAGACGGACGAGACGGTGAGCATCCAGCTCTCCGGTCCCACGGGGGCGGCGCTGGGGCGCAACGCCGTGTACACGCACACCATCGTGGACGACGACCGGCGCACGCTGGTGAGCGTGCGCGACTTCGGCGCGCGCGGCGACGGCACGTCGGACGACACGCAGGCCATCCAGCGCGCCATCGAGTCCGTGTACGCGCGCGGCGGCGGCGTGGTCGTCTTTCCGCGCGGCACCTACCGCGTCACCTCCGTCAACATCCGGGAGGGGATCACTTACGAAGGCTTCGGCGCCGTCATCACGCGCCCACCGATGCAGGCGAAGTGGGTGCGCACCTTCACCACCGAGCGCGTGCTGTACTCGGGCGACGCCGATTCCAGGCCGCTCATCATCCGCGGCCTCACCTTCGACGGCAACTCCGCCGCCCAGGGCCCCTACCAGCAGCACCAGCTGGAGCAGGCGCACCTCGTCTTCCTCTACGGAGACCCGGCGCGCCGCGGAAGGCTGCGCGCCTTCGTGGAGGACTGCCACCTGCGCAACGGCGTGGCGGACGGCATCTCCGTCTCTACGAACGTGGTGGCGAAGGTCTACAACTGCGATGCGGTGGACGTGTTCCGCGGCGGATTCGTGCTGACGGGCGGGTATTCGAAGGCGGACGTGCACAGCTTCACCACGCGCGGCACCCGCGACGCCACCGGGATCGACGTGGAGGTGGACGGGCGCGGCTTCGGCAACACCCTCAAGGTGGAGCTGAACCTGACACGGCTTCGCCTGCTGGACGGCGACTTCGACATCGGAGTGCACGAAGGCTCCATCGTCACGGGAGAGCACATCGTGGCGAAGGCGCCGTTCTTCCTCTACGCCGAGAACTCGACGGTGCGCCTGCGCGACTGCGACTTCGAGGTCGGCTACCCCGACTCGTTCGGCAACCGCATCGTCTATCCCAAGGATGTCACCTTTACGAACTGCACCTTCACCACCAGCGAGCGCGTGGCCGGCGAGGCGAACCGCGGCATGCGCATCGCGGACGTGTACTGGAACTTCGACTGGGCGCAGGGGCCGCTGCGCACAAGGCAGTCGCTGACCTTCAACAACTGCCGCTTCGTCGTGGGCGCGAACGTGGAGCCGGGCGACGCCGTGTACGTGGCGAGCACCACCATCGACGATCCTGCGCACGGCAACGTCGTGACCATCAACGGCGGCACGATCGGGCCGGGCTTCGACGCGGTCTTTGCGCCCGTCTGCACGCGCTGCGTGCGGAACCCATGA
- a CDS encoding YciI family protein — MRFMTFVKCPENCGPPPQPFMEAMGKASEEASRAGTLLDTGGLAPTAMSTRVRLYGGTVNVVDGPFTESKEVVGGYGIVAANSREEAVEGAVWLMNMHREHWPGWEGEAEVRQILGPEDFEAANAQP; from the coding sequence ATGCGATTCATGACCTTCGTGAAGTGCCCGGAGAATTGCGGCCCGCCGCCTCAGCCGTTCATGGAGGCGATGGGGAAGGCGAGCGAGGAGGCGAGCCGGGCCGGTACCCTGCTCGACACCGGCGGCCTGGCGCCGACCGCGATGAGCACGCGCGTCCGGCTGTACGGCGGCACCGTGAACGTCGTCGATGGGCCGTTCACCGAGAGCAAGGAGGTCGTGGGCGGGTACGGAATCGTCGCCGCCAACTCGCGCGAGGAGGCCGTGGAGGGCGCCGTGTGGCTGATGAACATGCACCGGGAGCACTGGCCCGGCTGGGAAGGCGAGGCCGAAGTCCGGCAGATCCTGGGTCCGGAGGATTTCGAAGCCGCGAACGCGCAGCCGTAA
- the map gene encoding type I methionyl aminopeptidase — MSIESEQDLLGLKRAGHVVALALQAMRDAVREGISTAELDGVAAGVLGEHGARAAPRMHYRFPGHSCISVNEEAVHGIPGARVLRKGDLVTLDVTVELDGYYADAAVTVGVPPVSDQARRMLECVESAFWRGARAARAGERLAVVGGKVEAEVERHGFKVLRDLCGHGIGRGIHESPTVCNFYDPQDRTRLTEGLVIALEPVISVGARSSRTAADRWTITSADRSLTAHYEHTIVVTRGKPLLLTAA; from the coding sequence ATGTCCATCGAATCAGAGCAGGACCTGCTCGGGCTGAAGCGCGCGGGCCACGTCGTCGCGCTGGCGCTGCAGGCGATGCGCGACGCGGTGCGTGAGGGGATCTCCACGGCGGAGCTGGACGGGGTGGCGGCCGGCGTGCTCGGGGAGCACGGTGCGCGCGCCGCTCCCAGGATGCACTACCGCTTTCCCGGGCACTCGTGCATCAGCGTCAACGAAGAGGCCGTGCACGGTATCCCCGGTGCGCGCGTGCTGCGGAAGGGCGACCTGGTGACGCTGGACGTGACGGTGGAGCTGGACGGGTACTACGCGGACGCGGCGGTCACGGTGGGCGTGCCACCGGTCTCGGACCAGGCGCGGCGGATGCTGGAGTGCGTGGAATCGGCGTTCTGGCGCGGCGCGCGGGCGGCTCGGGCGGGGGAGCGGCTCGCGGTGGTCGGCGGCAAGGTGGAAGCGGAGGTGGAGCGCCACGGCTTCAAGGTGCTGCGCGACCTCTGCGGGCACGGCATTGGCCGCGGCATCCACGAAAGCCCCACCGTCTGCAACTTCTACGATCCGCAGGACAGGACGCGCCTGACCGAGGGCCTGGTCATCGCGCTGGAGCCGGTCATCTCCGTCGGCGCGCGCTCGTCCCGCACGGCGGCGGACAGGTGGACCATCACCAGCGCGGACCGCAGCCTCACCGCGCATTACGAGCACACCATCGTCGTCACTCGCGGCAAGCCGCTCCTTCTGACGGCCGCATAA
- a CDS encoding glycosyltransferase family 4 protein, with translation MKRVLMYDPYHDCEFGAQRCMITLAEGLKEHGYEPIIATGKEGALSRSARKAGLTVDIIPIPRSLDIFGGAALAASAPRKLFLMLEVMRYGARVSRHARRHGVDLLFANELRSCLFLLASKLRLGKPLVWGIHGGPSQGMLSAFASSVSDRVMLISRAAAKAMPPRARRRAEPKTMLNYMGIDASRYHARTSPEARSATRRRFGLPEDAVLVTTAGSISRRKGYDTLLSALELVAGDGPRVHLAVAGAMAPGGDPEYVAGLHRHVAEKGLPVTFVGWLDDLPELLAASDIFALVSREEGLGIVTLEAMATSLPVIVTYAGGSEETVVDGESGLIIHPDDPAALADHLRMLIRDPGLRSRLGERARQRCEEVFSVSAYKARFFDLVRDA, from the coding sequence ATGAAGCGAGTCCTGATGTACGACCCGTACCACGACTGTGAATTCGGCGCGCAGCGCTGCATGATCACGCTCGCGGAGGGGCTCAAGGAGCACGGGTACGAACCGATCATCGCCACCGGCAAGGAGGGGGCGCTGAGCCGGAGCGCCCGCAAGGCGGGGCTGACGGTCGACATCATCCCGATCCCCAGGTCGCTCGACATCTTCGGGGGCGCGGCGCTGGCTGCGTCGGCGCCGCGCAAGCTGTTCCTGATGCTGGAGGTGATGCGCTACGGCGCGCGGGTGTCCCGGCACGCCCGGCGCCACGGCGTGGACCTCCTGTTCGCGAACGAGCTGCGCAGCTGCCTCTTCCTGCTGGCCAGCAAGCTGCGGCTGGGGAAGCCGCTGGTGTGGGGGATCCACGGCGGGCCTTCGCAGGGGATGCTGTCGGCGTTCGCCTCGTCGGTGTCGGACCGCGTGATGCTCATCTCCAGGGCGGCGGCGAAGGCCATGCCGCCGCGCGCCCGCCGCCGCGCCGAGCCCAAGACGATGCTCAACTACATGGGGATCGACGCGTCGCGGTACCACGCCCGCACCAGCCCCGAGGCGCGCAGCGCCACCCGCCGGCGGTTCGGCCTGCCCGAGGATGCGGTGCTCGTGACGACCGCCGGCTCCATCAGCCGCCGCAAGGGGTACGACACCCTGCTCTCGGCGCTGGAGCTCGTCGCCGGCGACGGGCCGCGCGTGCACCTTGCGGTCGCGGGGGCGATGGCGCCGGGTGGCGATCCCGAGTACGTGGCCGGGCTGCACCGGCACGTGGCGGAGAAGGGCCTCCCGGTGACCTTTGTGGGCTGGCTGGACGACCTCCCGGAGCTGCTGGCGGCCAGCGACATCTTCGCCCTGGTCTCGCGCGAGGAGGGGCTCGGCATCGTGACGCTGGAGGCGATGGCGACCAGCCTTCCCGTGATCGTGACCTACGCCGGCGGCAGCGAGGAGACGGTGGTGGACGGCGAGAGCGGCCTGATCATCCACCCCGACGACCCGGCCGCGCTGGCCGACCACCTCCGGATGCTGATCCGCGACCCCGGTCTGCGCTCGCGCCTCGGCGAAAGGGCCCGCCAGCGGTGCGAGGAGGTGTTCAGCGTGAGCGCATACAAGGCGCGCTTCTTCGACCTCGTGCGCGATGCATAG
- a CDS encoding helix-turn-helix domain-containing protein — protein MRDELFEELLESTREGMAILRGEAEPSRVFTFPEVDVAQLRARYKMSQPKFAAMLGISLGTLRGWEQGRRRPDGPARVLLRIAEQNPDAVRAASGSAA, from the coding sequence ATGCGAGACGAACTGTTTGAGGAGCTCCTGGAGAGCACCCGCGAGGGGATGGCGATTCTCCGCGGGGAGGCGGAGCCCTCCCGGGTCTTCACCTTCCCCGAGGTGGACGTAGCCCAGTTGCGCGCGCGCTACAAGATGTCGCAGCCAAAGTTCGCCGCGATGCTGGGGATCAGTCTGGGGACGCTCCGCGGCTGGGAGCAGGGACGGCGCCGGCCAGACGGACCCGCCCGGGTGTTGCTCCGCATCGCAGAGCAGAATCCGGACGCCGTACGAGCCGCATCCGGCTCAGCAGCCTAA